A single window of Deinococcus betulae DNA harbors:
- a CDS encoding intradiol ring-cleavage dioxygenase: MNPIRPYPADDHDHHDDLNNLGLQADTNMILRPVVDRRKVIGLGLLGIGLLVGCGVAATTPTTGTPTTPTTPTTPTTPGTDACPSAIPSETAGPYPADGSVASGQSLNVLTRSGIVRRDLRTSLGTGNTAAGVPLTLTLKLVNVNASCAPLAGYAVYAWHCTADGQYSMYSGSAVGEDFLRGVQVADADGTVTFQTIVPGCYAGRWPHIHFEVYPTLTSATNASTKIQTSQLALPQDMCAQVYTQAAYVGSTRNLAQTSLSRDNVFSDGSATQLPTVTGSVAAGYTANLTVGLAR, from the coding sequence ATGAACCCCATCCGTCCCTACCCCGCCGACGACCACGACCACCATGACGACCTGAACAACCTGGGCCTGCAGGCCGACACCAACATGATTCTGCGTCCGGTGGTTGACCGGCGAAAGGTGATTGGCCTGGGCCTGCTGGGTATTGGCCTGCTGGTGGGCTGCGGCGTGGCGGCCACCACCCCCACCACCGGCACGCCGACCACCCCCACGACGCCAACGACACCGACCACGCCAGGCACGGACGCCTGCCCCAGCGCCATTCCTTCAGAGACTGCTGGGCCGTACCCCGCCGACGGCTCGGTGGCCTCGGGTCAGTCACTGAATGTGCTGACCCGCAGCGGGATCGTGCGCCGCGACCTGCGCACCAGCCTGGGCACGGGCAACACGGCGGCGGGCGTGCCGCTGACCCTGACCCTGAAACTGGTAAACGTGAACGCCAGCTGCGCGCCCCTGGCAGGCTACGCGGTCTACGCCTGGCACTGCACCGCCGACGGCCAGTATTCGATGTACAGCGGCTCGGCGGTGGGTGAGGACTTCCTACGGGGGGTGCAGGTGGCAGACGCTGACGGCACCGTGACCTTCCAGACCATCGTGCCGGGCTGCTACGCCGGGCGCTGGCCACACATTCACTTTGAGGTTTACCCGACCCTGACCAGTGCCACGAACGCCAGCACCAAGATTCAGACCTCGCAGCTGGCCCTGCCGCAGGACATGTGCGCCCAGGTGTATACCCAGGCCGCCTACGTGGGCAGCACCCGCAACCTGGCCCAGACGAGCCTGAGCCGCGACAACGTGTTCAGCGACGGCTCCGCCACCCAGTTGCCCACCGTGACCGGCAGTGTGGCGGCGGGGTAC